The Candidatus Defluviibacterium haderslevense DNA window AGATGCAATCCTAATCCTCCCCTAACTTTTCTTGTTGCAATACAAGCACCAATAATACTTAAAATAAGTGTGGTAAAAGGATCAGCTGTTCTTCTGTGTTTTTCAACTTCATACAATCTAGTAATTCCTGAACCTTTTTCTTGTTCACGAATAATAAATTGGTTTAATTCTGCCGTTGGCATCATATCCTTCTTATTGGTTAAAATTACAAAATCCGATACCTGTAAGTTGATAGAACTATCCAGTTTTTCACCCCTAAAAACATCAAAAGTTTCAGAACTATCTATAAAAGTCCTTATTTCATAGTCACTAATTTCCCAAATATGAGGTAGTGATTTCCATTTTATTTGTCTTGCCGTTAATATTTGAACTACTTTAGTGTCTTCGTATTTCCTTAGTTGAAAATCGGTCCCACTTGAATCATATACTTGAAAATAATGGATAAATGCTTCAACATTAGGAGCAACATAAATGTGTACATTTTTATCTTTTTGATAAATGTTACCTGATTTTATATATTTATTTTCAAAATTCTTCAATGTCTTATTGCCTCTTGGAACCACGATGTGATTGCCAATTAAATGTATCAACGTAAAAAGAGATGCAGCCAAAACAAAGGGTTTCAAGATTCGTTTAAACGAAATTCCTGCACTTAGCATTGGAATGATTTCTGTCTGATCAGCCATTCTGGCGGTAAAAAAAATCACCGTTATTAATGCATACAATGGGAATAACAAGGAGTTAATCCAAGGAATAAAATTGAAATAATAATCTCTGGTGATTTCCCAAAATCCTATATTCTTAGATATAAATTTTTCAATTCTTTCAGCTAAATCAAATACTACTGCAACCACAGATAATAAAATAAGCGTAAACAGAAATGTCGTCACATATTTTCCTATGATATAACGATCTAATATGGACAATTTAAATAATCCCTTAATCATTATAATCTTCTTGTTATCTTGGAAAGAATCTCGTCTTTCCAAATTGTAAAATTATTCTTAAGTATTTCTTCCCTAGCCGAATTAACCAACCACAAATAAAAAGATAAATTTTGCAAACTTGCCAACTGGGACCCAAGCATTTCACCAGACATGAATAAATGACGTAAATAAGCCTTGGAATGCACTTGACTTGTTACTAATCCTAGTTCTTCGTCTAATGGACTAAAATCATCCTTCCATTTTTTATTTCTAATATTAATTATGCCCTGACTCGTATAAATAATTCCATGCCTTCCATTACGTGTTGGTAAGACACAATCAAAAAAATCGATTCCTAATGCAATACATTCTAGTATATTTCTTGGAGTTCCAACGCCCATTAAATATCTCCCACTCTCAGGCAGAAGAACATCTGTACATATATCTACATATTTATATAAATCCTCTTCAGGTTCTCCTACTGACAATCCTCCAATTGCATAAATGGGACATTGATATTGATTATTAAATAATATTGATTCCCTTCTTAAATCTTCAAACAATGATCCTTGAGCTATTGGAACAAATA harbors:
- a CDS encoding LptF/LptG family permease, which encodes MIKGLFKLSILDRYIIGKYVTTFLFTLILLSVVAVVFDLAERIEKFISKNIGFWEITRDYYFNFIPWINSLLFPLYALITVIFFTARMADQTEIIPMLSAGISFKRILKPFVLAASLFTLIHLIGNHIVVPRGNKTLKNFENKYIKSGNIYQKDKNVHIYVAPNVEAFIHYFQVYDSSGTDFQLRKYEDTKVVQILTARQIKWKSLPHIWEISDYEIRTFIDSSETFDVFRGEKLDSSINLQVSDFVILTNKKDMMPTAELNQFIIREQEKGSGITRLYEVEKHRRTADPFTTLILSIIGACIATRKVRGGLGLHLAFGIILGVVFIFLSKLSLTFANNEIMPPIVAVWIPNFVFSFVALYLYNKAQK
- the tgt gene encoding tRNA guanosine(34) transglycosylase Tgt, which gives rise to MQFNLNHKDPHSKARAGTLITDHGSIETPIFMPVGTLGTVKGVHQKELKDQVRAQIILANTYHLFLRPGMDIMAKAGGIHKFINWDKPLLTDSGGYQIFSLSSRRKITNEGVTFFSHIDGSKQFFTPESVVDIQRIIGSDIMMALDECTPYPCTRKYAEKSLKITKNWLERGIIQMERTQPIYQHDQIFVPIAQGSLFEDLRRESILFNNQYQCPIYAIGGLSVGEPEEDLYKYVDICTDVLLPESGRYLMGVGTPRNILECIALGIDFFDCVLPTRNGRHGIIYTSQGIINIRNKKWKDDFSPLDEELGLVTSQVHSKAYLRHLFMSGEMLGSQLASLQNLSFYLWLVNSAREEILKNNFTIWKDEILSKITRRL